In Musa acuminata AAA Group cultivar baxijiao chromosome BXJ2-3, Cavendish_Baxijiao_AAA, whole genome shotgun sequence, the following proteins share a genomic window:
- the LOC135607135 gene encoding UPF0603 protein OsI_019212, chloroplastic-like: METIISRCSSAPLLLPKPSSHHPRLPLLSKPISCTLKNSSPAPSPHKRSWISHLHHGLATAALSLAINFCPVPSLDPPALASEFDVLSEGPPVEYVVDDAGVLSRVTKSDLKSLMSDLEKRKNVHINFITLRKLTSKADAFEYADQVLEKWYPTVEEGNNKGIVVLVTSQKEGAITGGPAFVQAVGDTILDATVSENLPVLATDEKYNEAIVSAAKRLVAAIDGLPDPGGPKFKDNKRESNFKSKEETEEKRGQFTLVVVGLLVIAFVVPMAQYYAYVSKK, translated from the exons ATGGAGACCATCATCTCTCGTTGCTCCTCCgctcccctcctcctccccaaACCCTCCTCTCACCATCCCcgactccctctcctctccaagcCCATCTCTTGCACCCTCAAGAACTCCTCTCCTGCTCCATCTCCCCACAAAAGGAGCTGGATCTCCCACCTCCATCATGGGCTGGCAACTGCTGCCCTGTCCCTGGCCATCAACTTCTGCCCCGTCCCGTCCCTTGACCCCCCGGCGCTCGCGTCGGAGTTCGACGTGCTGAGCGAGGGCCCTCCGGTGGAGTACGTCGTCGATGACGCCGGCGTCCTTAGCCGCGTGACCAAATCGGATCTCAAAAGTTTGATGTCTGATCTCGAGAAGAGAAAGAACGTTCACATCAATTTCATCACTCTTCGTAAGCTTACG AGCAAGGCGGATGCTTTCGAGTATGCTGACCAGGTGCTTGAGAAATGGTATCCAACAGTAGAAGAAGGCAACAACAAGGGAATAGTTGTACTGGTTACCAGCCAGAAAGAAGGGGCAATCACAGGAGGACCTGCCTTCGTTCAAGCTGTTGGAGATACTATTCTGGATGCTACTGTGTCTGAGAATCTTCCAG TCTTAGCTACggatgagaaatataatgaagcTATAGTTAGTGCCGCCAAACGTCTAGTTGCTGCCATTGATGGGCTGCCAGATCCCGGAGGACCCAAGTTCAAGGACAACAAGCGCGAATCCAATTTCAAATCTAAGGAAGAGACAGAAGAGAAACGAGGGCAATTTACCCTCGTAGTTGTAGGTTTGCTAGTGATTGCCTTTGTGGTTCCCATGGCACAGTATTATGCTTATGTCTCCAAGAAGTAG
- the LOC135582667 gene encoding probable methyltransferase PMT7: MGTLSVAFDSRTGQLILVALLLMIASFYAGTLFRPDSYSSAAIVRSTTPDPGRSSSSPPSQGETRFPNKVALSYRTKSISIPPSGVNVCPIEYNEYIPCHDANYTRSLIKSLDISREEELESHCPPPERRLFCLVPPPVDYKIPIRWPTSRDYVWRSNVNHSHLAEVKGGQNWVHEKGKLWWFPGGGTHFKHGASEYIERLGNMTTNETGDLRTAGVFQVLDVGCGVASFSAYLLPLDIHTMSFAPKDGHENQIQFALERGIDAMISVLATKQLPFPRNSFEMVHCSRCRVDWHENDGILLKEVDRLLRPNGYFVYSAPPAYRKDKDFPMIWEKLSNLTSAMCWKLIAQQVQTVIWLKPENDLCRLQNAERNLLTVCEPEDDTVPSWRSPLRNCLKLNVEQSNFQKLPPRPERLSIYSKSLEKIGVTPEKFDMSDRFWQEQVREYWRLISVDKTEIRNVMDMNAYCGGFSVALSTLPMWVMNIVPATMSNTLSAIYDRGLVGAFHDWCMPFSTYPRSYDLLHASHLFSHYKDGGEGCGIEDIMLEMDRIIRPQGFIIIRDEESIVSTIRNLAPKFLWDVTSHVLENEEKKKEPVLVCRKKFWAIV, encoded by the exons ATGGGGACGTTGTCGGTGGCCTTCGATTCCAGGACCGGACAGCTAATCTTGGTCGCCCTCCTCCTCATGATCGCCTCCTTCTACGCCGGAACCCTCTTCCGACCCGACTCCTACTCCTCCGCCGCCATCGTCCGCTCCACCACTCCGGATCCCGGTCGTTCTTCCTCATCTCCTCCATCCCAAG GGGAGACCCGGTTCCCGAACAAGGTCGCGCTCTCGTATAGGACCAAATCCATTTCGATTCCACCCAGCGGAGTCAATGTATGCCCTATTGAGTACAACGAGTACATTCCTTGCCACGATGCCAATTACACGCGAAGTCTGATCAAAAGCTTGGATATTTCGAGGGAGGAAGAACTTGAGAGTCACTGCCCGCCCCCTGAGAGGCGACTCTTTTGCTTGGTGCCCCCGCCGGTCGACTACAAGATACCCATCAGGTGGCCCACCAGCAGGGATTACGTCTGGCGCAGCAATGTGAACCATTCGCACCTCGCCGAGGTGAAAGGGGGGCAGAACTGGGTGCATGAGAAGGGGAAGCTGTGGTGGTTCCCAGGTGGCGGTACCCACTTCAAGCATGGCGCTTCCGAGTATATTGAGAG GCTGGGAAACATGACAACAAATGAAACAGGTGATCTACGTACAGCAGGAGTTTTTCAAGTTTTGGATGTTGGTTGTGGCGTTGCCAGCTTTTCGGCTTATCTTCTCCCACTAGACATTCACACAATGTCATTTGCTCCAAAAGATGGTCACGAGAATCAGATTCAGTTTGCTTTAGAGAGAGGTATTGATGCGATGATCTCAGTGCTCGCCACAAAACAATTGCCGTTTCCTCGCAACTCATTTGAGATGGTTCATTGTTCACGTTGCCGTGTTGATTGGCATGAAAATG ATGGCATACTGCTCAAAGAGGTTGATCGTTTATTACGACCAAATGGATATTTTGTCTATTCTGCTCCACCTGCTTATAGGAAGGACAAAGATTTTCCAATGATTTGGGAGAAGCTATCAAATTTGACCTCGGCAATGTGCTGGAAGCTCATTGCTCAACAAGTCCAGACTGTTATATGGCTCAAACCAGAAAATGATTTATGCCGACTGCAAAATGCAGAGAGGAACCTGTTAACCGTATGCGAGCCGGAGGATGATACtgttccttcatggagaagtccacTGAGGAACTGTCTGAAATTGAATGTTGAGCAATCAAACTTTCAGAAACTCCCTCCTAGGCCTGAACGGCTTTCAATATACTCAAAAAGTCTCGAGAAGATAG GGGTCACTCCAGAGAAATTTGATATGAGTGATAGATTTTGGCAAGAACAAGTTCGTGAATACTGGAGATTGATCAGTGTCGACAAGACGGAGATTCGAAATGTCATGGACATGAATGCTTATTGTGGTGGATTTTCTGTGGCACTAAGTACTCTGCCCATGTGGGTAATGAACATTGTTCCAGCAACCATGAGTAACACCCTTTCTGCTATTTACGATCGTGGGTTGGTTGGTGCTTTTCATGACTG GTGTATGCCTTTTTCAACATACCCACGTTCATATGATTTGCTCCATGCTTCTCATCTTTTTTCTCATTACAAAGACGGTGGCGAAGGTTGTGGCATAGAAGATATTATGCTAGAGATGGACCGTATAATTCGTCCTCAG GGCTTCATCATTATTAGAGATGAGGAGTCTATTGTTTCAACAATCAGAAATCTTGCACCTAAGTTCCTTTGGGATGTCACATCACATGTGTTGGAAAatgaggaaaagaaaaaggagccCGTGCTAGTTTGCAGGAAGAAGTTTTGGGCTATTGTTTGA